From Methylovorus glucosotrophus:
GGCCAGACCGCTTGCATATGGACGAACTGCGGATTGTGGAGCCGCAGGGCAAGTTCATTATTCATGAAGACAAAACGCTGAATGTGCAGCGCATGATGCGCACTCAGCCTGTGAATCCGCCTGCGACGGCAAAAGCGAATACGCCCCCAGCCACCATAAGTAAAGCGCCAGCCAAGGCCACAAGCAAAACGGCGTCAGCCGGTGCAAAGGATTCATCCACCTTCCCGGTCAGCATTTCGCGGGTACGCATAGATCGCGCACGTCTGGAGTTTGCGGATTACTCGCTCAAGCCACAGTTTGGTACCTATATCAACAGCCTGTCAGGCGTGATCAATGGCCTGTCGACAGACGCCAATACCACCGCGCAGGTGGAGCTGGACGGCAAGGTGGATGAGTATGGCTCGGCCCGCATTCGTGGCTCCTTGCAGCCATTCAAGGCGACCGACTTTACCGATCTCAAGCTGACATTCCGCAATCTGGAAATGAACCGCCTGACGCCGTATTCCGGCAAATTTGCCGGGCGCCGCATTGAGTCGGGCAAGCTGTCGGTAGATCTGGAATACAAGATCAAACAGCGGCAGATGACCGGCGAAAACAAGTTTGTCATCAACAAGCTCCGACTCGGGGAGCATGTGGATAGCCCGGATGCAGTCAATCTGCCACTGGATCTGGCGATTGCCCTGCTGGAAGACAGCGATGGCATCATCGATCTCAATTTGCCGGTATCTGGCAGCCTGGATGATCCGCAGTTCAGCTACGGCAAGGTCGTCTGGAAAGCGTTTGTGAATGTGCTCGGCAAAATTGCCACGGCTCCCTTCCGTGCGCTCGGCAATTTGCTGGGCATCAAATCTGACAAGCTGGAGGCGGTGGTGTTTGATCCTGCCAGTGCGGTGCTGGCGCCCCCCGAGCAGGAAAAATTGCAGGCAGTGGCAAATGCCATGGCAAAACGCCCGGCATTGACGCTGACCGTGACCCCCGCCTATGACGCGGCAGCCGATCGCAAGGCATTGCAGGAGCAGGCGATTCGCCGGGACGTGGCGCAGCGCATGGGGATGAAACTGGCGCCGAATGAGCAGCCAGGTCCGGTTGATCTGCATAATCCCAAAGTGCGGTCGGCGGTATTCCAGCTGGCACAAGAGCGCGGTCCGGATGCCAAAAAGCGCGGCGTGCTGGGCAAGCTCAAGGATTATCTGGAAATCGCCAAACCGGAAGACCCCGCGGCGTATGACAGCATGCTGCAGCAACTTAAAGATGGCGTGAATATTCCGGACAGTGCCTTGCAAGACCTGGCGAATGCACGTGCCGCCAGTGTGCAACAATATTTGCAGCAATCAGCCGGCCTGGCGCCGTCCCGGCTTGCACAAAGTGCTATCGATGCAGTGAGCGGGGATAGCGGGCAGGTGCCGCTTAAATTGAACCTGGGCGTCAGCAGGTAGTCCATTACTATGTAGTCGCTAGCTGCGGTCTCCCCGGTTCTGCGGTCAGCGGCTTCAAGGCCGCCTCATCTCATGCGTTGATTGCAGGATGGGGCGGCCTCATAACATAAATATAATCCCTTAGACTGCAACCACGCTCTCCCAGTTGAGCGGCGTGCATGCCCTGAAATGCGCAGTATGGCTGGAGAGCGACCATGCGAATTTACCAATCCCTGTGCGTGCTATTAACGCTCGTCAGCCTGCCATCCTGGGCGGACGCCGAGCCTCCCGCCGAGCTGATTTTTGCGCTCAAAGGATCCATCGTCAAAATACATACTGTGACCAAAAGTGGCGGTCATGGCATAGGTTCAGGCGTGGTTGTTGCCGAGAATCTGGTGGCGACCAACTGCCACGTGCTGGCAGATGCGAATGGCATCAACGTGGCGGCGCGAGGTGAAACCTATGCGCCCGTGTCAGTACGCGAGGACTGGCGTCACGACATCTGCGTGTTGCGCGTGGAGTATTTGCCATTAAAACCGGTAGTGCTCGGCGATGACGAGCAGTTGCAATACGAGCAGGATGTCTTTGCCATCGGCTTCCCCGGCGGACCACCCAAACCGCAAACCACCTTCGGTACCATCAAGGCCCTCTATCCGCTGGATGATGCAGCCATTATCCGCACGTCTTCTTCCTTTGTGCTAGGCGCCAGCGGCAGCGCGCTGTTTGACAGCGAAGGCAAGCTGATCGGGCTCAATACCTTCAAAAGCCCTGGGCGTCATAGCTATTATTACAGCATGCCGGTGAAGTGGATCAAGGCACTGCTGCAGGCGCCCGAGACGGAGCATGTCAGCCAGAACGGCAGGCCCTTATGGGATGCGCCTGAAAATCAGCGTCCTTACCTCATGCGGGTGGTGATCCCCATGCAAAATGAGGAATGGGATGATTTGTTGAGAATAGCCAGTGAATGGGCGCTGCAGGAGCCGCAGACGGTAGAAGCCATCTACTACAAGGCGCTGGCGGAAGAGCATCTGGGCGATTTGAAGGCGGCCGATGCCTTGTACCGGCAGGTGCTGCAGGCCAATCCCCGGCATAGCGCCAGCTTGCTGGCGGATGCACGGATAGCGCGCCAGCAGGGTGAGTCCAATCGCATGCTGACTCTGCTTAGCCAATTGCAGGCCTTGTCGCCTGACATGGCACAGGAGCTGATTCCTCAAGAGGCCGGCCTCGCGCAATAAAACGCTCCCCATCCAAAATCCAGCGCGTAACGATAATAATTAGCGTAAAAGTTGAATAATATGGCAGGATTGCCCAAGCACGAGACGGGCTGAATGCGCATAATGTTCAGCTGCGGTAATGCTCATCCTGTCATGGAATCCTGGCATTATTCTCGTGGTATTTCCTATTGATCACTTGTGTAGACGCCTCAGGGCGTTTTGAAAGTTCGTATGTTCAGCATTGTTCAGATTGCGCTTAAGCGCCCGTATACGTTTGTCGTGATGGCTATCCTGCTGCTGATACTGGGCATTCTGTCTGCGCTGCGCATGCCGACGGATATCTTCCCGGAGATTCGCATTCCGGTGATTGCGGTGGCCTGGCAATACACCGGCATGCCGCCAGATCAAATGGCAGGGCGTATCGCCACGGTGTATCAGCGCGTGCTTACCACGACGGTGAATGACATTGAGCACATCGAAGCCAATTCCTATAACGGCTTTGGCATCGTCAAGATTTTCTTCCAGCCCGGTGTGAACATCGCCACGGCCAACGCGCAGGTCACGGCCGTATCGCAAGTGATATTGCGCCAGATGCCCACGGGGGTGACGCCGCCGCTGATCCTCAACTACAGCGCCTCCACGGTGCCTATCCTGCAGATTGCGCTTTCCGGCAAGGGCTTGTCCGAGCAGCAGCTGGGCGATCTTGGCCTGAATACCATACGTACGCGGCTGGTAACCGTGCCGGGGGCTGCGGTGCCGTATCCATTCGGCGGCAAGACGCGGCAGGTGCAAATTGACTTGAATCCGACCGCCTTGCAGGCGCGTGGCCTGGCAGCGCAGGATGTCGCCAATGCGCTGGCTGCCCAGAACCTGATCTTGCCAGTCGGTACGCAGAAAATCGGTGTGCAGGAATACACCTTGCAGCTGAATAATGCAGCGGGTGCCATGGATGACATTGGCAACTTCCCGATCAAGGTGGTCAATGGCGCGACCGTGTACATTCGCGATGTCGCCACCGTGCGCGATGGCAACCCGCCCCAAAGCAATATCGTGCACGTGGATGGCGCCAAATCCGTGCTGATGTCAGTACTGAAAAACGGCGCGACCTCGACGCTGGATATTGTGTCCGGGGTCAAGGCACGCTTGCAGGAAATCAAGCCAACCTTGCCAGATAATCTGGAAGCGGTGCCTATCAATGACCAGTCCATCTTCGTACGCGCGGCGGTCAAGGGCGTAGCCTTTGAGGGCGCGATTGCGGCGGTGCTGACCAGCCTGATGATCCTGCTTTTCCTGGGCAGCTGGCGCTCTACCGTGATTATTGCGGTGTCTATTCCGCTGTCCATTCTTGGCGCCATTTTTGCGCTGAATGCCTTTGGCGAAACGCTGAATATCATGACGCTGGGCGGCCTGGCGCTGGCGGTAGGTATTCTGGTGGACGATGCGACGGTGACTATCGAAAATATCAACTGGCACCTGGAACAAGGCAAGCAGGTGGAGCCGGCCATTCTCGATGGTGCGGCACAGATCGTGACGCCCGCGTTCGTGTCGCTGCTCTGTATCTGTATCGTGTTTGTGCCGATGTTCCTGCTCGAAGGCGTGTCGCGCTTCCTGTTTGTGCCTATGGCCGAGGCGGTGATTTTTGCCATGGTCAGCTCGTTCATCCTGTCGCGCACGCTGGTGCCTACCATGGCCAAGTACTTGCTCAAGCCACATGCGCCGCATACGGATTTGCACGGTACGCATGCCACCCTGCCACCATCACGCAATCCGCTGGTCAGGTTTCAGCGTGGGTTTGAGGCGCGCTTCGAGCGCGTGCGCGAGGGGTATCACGGCTGGTTGCATGTCGCCATGCGCAACCGCAAGAAGTTCGTCATTGGCTTTATGGCTTTTGTCATGCTGTCATTTGCGCTGGTGCCTTTCCTCGGCCGCAATTTCTTCCCAGCGGTGGATGGTGGGCAGATCCTGATGCACGTGCGCGTGCCGGTAGGCACACGCCTGGAAGAAACCGCTGCGCAGTTTGCCGATATTCAGGCGGCGATCCGCGAGGTGATTCCGGCACATGAGATTGTGACCATGGTGGATAACATCGGCCAGCCGATCAGCTCGATCAACCTGACCTACAACAATACCGGCATCATTGGCGCGCAGGATGGCGATATCCAGATTGCGCTGGCAGAAGGCCACCAGCCAACGGCGGACTAC
This genomic window contains:
- a CDS encoding S1 family peptidase; this translates as MRIYQSLCVLLTLVSLPSWADAEPPAELIFALKGSIVKIHTVTKSGGHGIGSGVVVAENLVATNCHVLADANGINVAARGETYAPVSVREDWRHDICVLRVEYLPLKPVVLGDDEQLQYEQDVFAIGFPGGPPKPQTTFGTIKALYPLDDAAIIRTSSSFVLGASGSALFDSEGKLIGLNTFKSPGRHSYYYSMPVKWIKALLQAPETEHVSQNGRPLWDAPENQRPYLMRVVIPMQNEEWDDLLRIASEWALQEPQTVEAIYYKALAEEHLGDLKAADALYRQVLQANPRHSASLLADARIARQQGESNRMLTLLSQLQALSPDMAQELIPQEAGLAQ
- a CDS encoding efflux RND transporter permease subunit; the protein is MFSIVQIALKRPYTFVVMAILLLILGILSALRMPTDIFPEIRIPVIAVAWQYTGMPPDQMAGRIATVYQRVLTTTVNDIEHIEANSYNGFGIVKIFFQPGVNIATANAQVTAVSQVILRQMPTGVTPPLILNYSASTVPILQIALSGKGLSEQQLGDLGLNTIRTRLVTVPGAAVPYPFGGKTRQVQIDLNPTALQARGLAAQDVANALAAQNLILPVGTQKIGVQEYTLQLNNAAGAMDDIGNFPIKVVNGATVYIRDVATVRDGNPPQSNIVHVDGAKSVLMSVLKNGATSTLDIVSGVKARLQEIKPTLPDNLEAVPINDQSIFVRAAVKGVAFEGAIAAVLTSLMILLFLGSWRSTVIIAVSIPLSILGAIFALNAFGETLNIMTLGGLALAVGILVDDATVTIENINWHLEQGKQVEPAILDGAAQIVTPAFVSLLCICIVFVPMFLLEGVSRFLFVPMAEAVIFAMVSSFILSRTLVPTMAKYLLKPHAPHTDLHGTHATLPPSRNPLVRFQRGFEARFERVREGYHGWLHVAMRNRKKFVIGFMAFVMLSFALVPFLGRNFFPAVDGGQILMHVRVPVGTRLEETAAQFADIQAAIREVIPAHEIVTMVDNIGQPISSINLTYNNTGIIGAQDGDIQIALAEGHQPTADYVKALRERLPRQFPGTTFSFPPADIVSQILNFGSPAPVDIQIRGANREANFDYANKLLERIRQVPGIADARIQQSRSSPVFKIDVDRTRAQELGLTARDVTNNVIVNLAGSSQVAPTYWLNPANGVSYPIVMQTPQYQMDSLSKLENLPMSGSASEVTPILGGVATFTRDRANAIVSQYDIQPMIQVHASTQDRDLGAVAADIRKILDETAQDVPKGSTVALMGQVQTMERSFNGLLFGLLGAIVLIYLLIVVNFQSWSDPFVIVSALPAAIAGIIWMLFATFTPLSVPALTGAIMCMGVATANSVLVISFARERLEVLGDATAAALEAGFVRFRPVLMTALAMMIGMAPMALGLGEGGEQNAPLGRAVIGGLLFATTTTLIFVPVVFSMVHARFKPAASQPHVNGEPHVI